CGGCCATTGGTCAATCGCTCCCGTTGCCTCAGTGATCCATCAAAGCCGTCGCTATCAGGAAGATACGCTCGTCGTGGAAACCGATTTTGCGACAGAGGAAGGCGAGGTCAGGGTCATTGACTTCATGCCGATGCGAACAACGTTCTCGTCGGTCGTGCGGATCGTCGTAGGCTTGCGAGGCAGCGTGACAATGCGCTCGACACTATGCCTCCGGTTCGACTACGGGGCATTGCCACCTTGGTCCACAGCGGAGGGTGACACTATGGTCGCGAAAGTCGGTCCCGATCTGGTGATCCTGCGCGCGCCGATGCCACTCGAAGTTAAGTCTCATGCCACCGACACCGAATTTCTTGTCATGCAGGGAAGCCGGTTAGCGTTCGTGATGAGCTACGGGCCATCTCACCAGCCGCCTCCCGCGGCTATCGATGCCGAGGCCGCGTTAGTGTCGACTCAGGGATTCTGGCGCAAGTGGATCGCTCGCTTCGACAATTCGAAGACTGACTGGCCGAACGAGGTGAGGCGCTCGTTACTGACGCTCAAGGCATTGATCCATCAATCGAGCGGCGGGTTAATCGCGGCGCCCACGACCTCGTTGCCCGAAGCGCCGGGCGGCAAGATGAACTGGGACTACCGATACTGTTGGCTTCGCGATGCGAGTTTTACGCTAGGTGCACTGATCAATGCTGGGTTTCTTGGAGAAGCGCAAGCTTGGCGAGATTGGCTACTGCGCGCCATTGCCGGATCGCCCGAACGCGTCAGGATCATGTATCGCGTTGACGGTGCGCGGCATCTTGCTGAGTGGACCGTCGATTCGTTGCCGGGATACCGTTATTCTCAGCCGGTGCGTGTTGGCAACGCCGCGTCGACACAGCATCAGATTGATGTCTTCGGAGAAGTTCTCGATTGCCTCGACCTCGCTCGCCGGGGCGGCGTGCCTGCTTCGACGCAGGAGGCGGCGATTGCGCTAAAGATTGTCGAGCACCTCGAGGCAATGTGGGACAGCGAAGGCTCCGGCGTCTGGGAGTCTCGCGCCGAACCGCGACAGTACACGTATTCGAAGGTGATGGCCTGGGTCGCGTTCGATCGTTTCATTCGCCATCATGAAGCGCTCGGTAGCACAAGTACCGTGGATCAGCGCATGCTTGAACGCGTTACGGCATTGCGATCGACGGTGCACGAGCAGGT
Above is a window of Caballeronia sp. SBC1 DNA encoding:
- a CDS encoding glycoside hydrolase family 15 protein, whose protein sequence is MSKPIEDYALLSDGETAALVSRDGSIDWLCWPRFDDDACFAALLGTRENGHWSIAPVASVIHQSRRYQEDTLVVETDFATEEGEVRVIDFMPMRTTFSSVVRIVVGLRGSVTMRSTLCLRFDYGALPPWSTAEGDTMVAKVGPDLVILRAPMPLEVKSHATDTEFLVMQGSRLAFVMSYGPSHQPPPAAIDAEAALVSTQGFWRKWIARFDNSKTDWPNEVRRSLLTLKALIHQSSGGLIAAPTTSLPEAPGGKMNWDYRYCWLRDASFTLGALINAGFLGEAQAWRDWLLRAIAGSPERVRIMYRVDGARHLAEWTVDSLPGYRYSQPVRVGNAASTQHQIDVFGEVLDCLDLARRGGVPASTQEAAIALKIVEHLEAMWDSEGSGVWESRAEPRQYTYSKVMAWVAFDRFIRHHEALGSTSTVDQRMLERVTALRSTVHEQVCREGWNEGLGSFTQHFGGQEIDASLLLLPLVGFLPADEPRMAATIATIQRELSDGGLIRRTKARQDGPGEGAFLACSCWMADCLILQGRTDEARAQFERVLAVSNDLGLLSEEYNVAGKHLAGNFPQALTHLAIVNTALNLCGPTLNRGGS